The proteins below are encoded in one region of Agelaius phoeniceus isolate bAgePho1 chromosome 33, bAgePho1.hap1, whole genome shotgun sequence:
- the LOC129131933 gene encoding serine/threonine-protein kinase pim-1-like has protein sequence MSGIARFTAIPESMNNKNLESVGKNDVTLGRQEKGNKRQRVNPNPADAASRKAPLGGAAPCPPLPGPPWFRLGRALSKSGSAVPPARAEKPPLEQLYRQGPLLGSGGCGSVYSGTRLADGAPVAIKRVSRERISEWVRLRNGALVPLELALLWMVSRPGFRGVVQLLDWFEVPEGFALVMERPQRCQDLWYFLHQRRFLTEPVARGLFRQVLEAVRHCSSRGVLHRDIKAENVLVDLATGEAKLIDFGCGTILQDTIYTRMSGTPEYSPPEWILVGCYHGQPATIWSLGILLYELVCGHLPFHTNEDIVRGQLVFPPRVSQECQHLIRWCLSMDPTHRPCLEDLFEHSWLQEPCLAQETAEMHP, from the exons ATGAGTGGAATAGCACGATTCACCGCTATTCCCGAGTCTATGAACAACAAAAACCTAGAGAGCGTAGGGAAGAACGACGTAACTCTaggaagacaggagaaagggaataaaaggcaGAGGGTGAACCCTAA cccggctgaTGCCGCGTCCCGCAAGGCGCCcctcggcggggccgccccgtgcccgcccctgcccggcccgccgTGGTTCCGCCTCGGCCGGGCTCTCTCC AAGAGCGGCAGCGCGGTGCCGCCCGCACGGGCGGAGAagcctcccctggagcagctctaccggcagggcccgctgctgggcagcggcggctgcggcagcgTTTACTCCGGGACCCGGCTCGCCGACGGCGCCCCG gtggccatcaagcgAGTGTCCCGGGAGCGCATCTCGGAGTGGGTAcggctg CGCAACGgcgcccttgtgcccctggagctggcgctgctgtggaTGGTGTCGCGGCCTGGCTTCCGCGGCGTCGTACAGCTCCTGGACTGGTTCGAGGTGCCCGAGGGCTTCGCGCTGGTCATGGAgcgtccgcagcgctgtcaggacctctggtacttcctgcaccagcggcggttcctgacggagcccgtggcgcgggggctgttccgccaggtgctggaggccgtgcggcactgcagcagccgcggcgtcctgcaccgcgacatcaagGCCGAGAACGTCCTCGTCGACCTGGCCACGGGCGAGGCCAAGCTCATCGACTTCGGCTGCGGCACGATCCTCCAGGACACGATCTACACCCGGATGTCAG GAACGCCGGAGTACAGCCCACCGGAGTGGATCCTCGTTGGCTgctaccatggccagccagccactatctggtccctgggcatcctgctctatGAGCTGGTCTGCgggcaccttcctttccacaccAACGAGGACATCGTCCGGGGCCAGCTCGTTTTCCCGCCCCGGGTGTCTCAAG agtgccagcacctcatcaggtggtgtttatccatGGACCCCACACACAGGCCATGCTTGGAGGACCTTTTTGAGCAttcttggctgcaggagccctgcctagcccaggagacagcagagatgCATCCCTGA